A single Paenibacillus kribbensis DNA region contains:
- a CDS encoding YfbR-like 5'-deoxynucleotidase, with product MGIHTYFRSLNELERIIRCPGKFKFEEHSVSAHSWKVVQYAKTLADIEERNGVSIDWKKLYEITSSHDYGEIFIGDIKTPVKHSSKELRLLIQQVEEGMIEYFIEENIPEDFKAIFRKQLREGKDDSVEGLILEVADKMDQVYEAFAELQRGNTEKEFIVMYRNALVKIKNIQLKCVDYFLENILPDMVKEETPSSIDIKKITEEALAL from the coding sequence ATGGGAATTCACACGTATTTTCGATCGCTTAACGAGCTGGAAAGAATTATTCGTTGTCCAGGCAAGTTTAAATTTGAAGAACACAGCGTATCTGCTCATTCATGGAAAGTGGTGCAGTATGCCAAAACGTTGGCTGATATTGAAGAGAGAAATGGTGTAAGCATTGACTGGAAAAAGCTTTACGAGATCACAAGCAGTCACGATTACGGGGAGATTTTTATTGGAGACATTAAAACGCCTGTTAAGCACTCCTCCAAGGAACTTCGGTTATTAATCCAGCAGGTCGAAGAAGGTATGATCGAGTATTTTATTGAAGAGAACATTCCGGAGGATTTTAAAGCTATTTTTCGCAAACAGTTACGTGAAGGTAAAGATGATTCTGTAGAAGGTTTAATCCTTGAAGTTGCGGATAAGATGGATCAGGTGTACGAAGCGTTTGCTGAACTTCAGCGGGGAAATACTGAAAAAGAATTTATAGTGATGTATCGTAATGCACTTGTAAAAATCAAAAATATTCAATTAAAATGCGTTGATTATTTTTTGGAAAATATCCTGCCGGATATGGTAAAGGAAGAAACACCTTCATCCATTGATATTAAAAAGATTACGGAAGAAGCGCTAGCTCTTTAA
- a CDS encoding aldo/keto reductase family protein, producing the protein MKYRNVGNSGLKISEIGLGSWLTYGTAAEQEAAHACIAKAVELGINFFDTANAYNRGEGEKAMGAALKPYRRESYVLSTKVYFPMDSGPNDRGLSRKHIMEQCEASLKRLGTDYIDIYFCHRYDHNTPLEETLRALDDLQAQGKILYAAVSEWSAAQLTDAYGIGKRLNLRPLIANQPIYNMFERYIEHEVLPVSSQMGIGQIVFSPLAQGILTGKYKPGQPVPTGSRGADASVNHVISSYMNDAVLNCVQELDKLAKDQGINLSQLALAWILREPGISAALIGATKPAQIEENVKAVEVTLQPEICDEIERILKQVEGFEPLR; encoded by the coding sequence ATGAAATATAGAAATGTCGGCAACAGTGGTCTTAAGATTAGTGAAATCGGTCTGGGGAGTTGGTTAACGTACGGTACAGCCGCGGAGCAGGAAGCAGCTCATGCCTGTATTGCCAAAGCCGTTGAGCTTGGAATCAATTTCTTTGATACCGCGAATGCGTATAATCGGGGAGAAGGTGAAAAGGCTATGGGAGCCGCCTTGAAGCCTTATCGAAGAGAAAGCTATGTGCTTTCTACCAAGGTTTATTTTCCTATGGATTCCGGCCCTAATGACAGGGGACTGTCACGCAAGCACATTATGGAGCAATGTGAGGCGAGTCTGAAGCGCCTCGGCACGGATTATATCGACATTTACTTCTGTCATCGGTATGATCATAACACTCCTTTGGAAGAGACGCTGCGGGCGCTTGATGACCTTCAGGCCCAAGGCAAGATCCTGTACGCTGCGGTCAGTGAATGGAGTGCCGCCCAGCTCACAGATGCCTATGGCATTGGAAAAAGACTGAATCTGCGCCCGCTGATTGCCAATCAGCCGATCTATAACATGTTCGAGCGTTATATCGAACATGAGGTGCTCCCCGTATCCAGCCAGATGGGGATCGGGCAAATTGTATTTTCACCCTTGGCCCAAGGTATTCTCACGGGCAAATATAAACCGGGACAGCCCGTACCGACAGGCAGCCGCGGGGCTGATGCCTCCGTCAACCATGTCATCAGCAGCTACATGAACGATGCTGTTCTGAATTGTGTCCAGGAGCTGGATAAGCTGGCGAAGGATCAGGGTATCAACCTGTCACAGCTTGCGCTTGCCTGGATTCTGAGAGAACCGGGGATTAGCGCAGCCCTGATCGGTGCCACCAAACCAGCACAAATCGAAGAAAATGTGAAAGCAGTTGAGGTGACGCTTCAGCCGGAGATTTGTGATGAAATCGAACGGATTCTGAAGCAAGTAGAGGGATTTGAGCCTTTGCGTTAA